AGCCCGGCCTGCTCGGCGCGCCCGACTCGCTGGGAGATCGCGCCGGCGGTGACCAGCGTTCGCCTGGTCAGTTCACGGGTGCTCAGCTCGTACGGCGGTCCGCTGCGGCGCAGGACGCTCAGGAGATCGAGGGTCGCGGGGTCGATGCCAAGGTCGGCCAGCAGCCGGCGCCGGTCGTCGGCGAAGAGCTTGGCGAGTCGCCACAGGGGAGTGACGATCTCGATCGAGTCCGTGGGGGTGCCCGGGCGTTCGCGCTCCCAGGCACGCGCGATCTCGGCGGCCGGGTAAGGGCTCGGCATGTCGAGTGGATAGCGATCCCTTGGGGTACTCACTCTGGTGATGGTACGTTTAGGGCTAAACGTTTAGACCTAAACGAGGGAGTTCGGCGTGTCGAGAACGATCGTGGTGACCGGGGGAGCGACGGGGATCGGCCGGGCCGTGGCCGAGCGGTTCGTAGCCGGCGGTGACGACGTGGTGATCACCGGGCGGCGTGTCGAGGTGCTGGAGAAGGCGGCCGCGGACCTGGGCGTGCGGGCCGTGGTGTGCGACGGCACGGACCCGGCGCAGGTGGAGCAGTTCGCCGCCAGGGTGCCGGCGCGGGTCGACGTACTGGTGAACAACGCCGGCGGGAACACGGACTTCGCCGCCTCCGACCCATCCGGTGACCTCGCTCGATTGCGCGCGAACTGGCTGGCGAACCTCGAGGCCAATGTGCTCACGGCGGTTCTCATGACGACCGCCCTGGCCCCCAAACTCGCTGACGGCGGAGCCGTCATCCACCTCGGCTCGATCGCCGCGGCCAAAGGCGCGGGTTCGTACGGCG
The Kribbella voronezhensis DNA segment above includes these coding regions:
- a CDS encoding MarR family winged helix-turn-helix transcriptional regulator: MSTPRDRYPLDMPSPYPAAEIARAWERERPGTPTDSIEIVTPLWRLAKLFADDRRRLLADLGIDPATLDLLSVLRRSGPPYELSTRELTRRTLVTAGAISQRVGRAEQAGLVARRTEGNGSRAVFVTLTKAGHDLVERTVDQVLTRESELVASLSPGDRELLAGRLQNLLDDVQQKLAPAAAAKPE
- a CDS encoding SDR family NAD(P)-dependent oxidoreductase, giving the protein MSRTIVVTGGATGIGRAVAERFVAGGDDVVITGRRVEVLEKAAADLGVRAVVCDGTDPAQVEQFAARVPARVDVLVNNAGGNTDFAASDPSGDLARLRANWLANLEANVLTAVLMTTALAPKLADGGAVIHLGSIAAAKGAGSYGASKAALATWNLDVAADLGPRGITSNVVAPGFTAETEFFRGQLSGSRRETLLQATLIKREGTPSDIAETIWFLASPGARHLTAQVLHVNGGALPTR